Part of the Methylovirgula sp. 4M-Z18 genome is shown below.
TTCGTCGAACGGTCCTATACGGGCCGGCATGGTCTGAATTCTCTGATGAATCAGCAGCGCGTCATCTGGATGCAGCGGATGGCGGACCGCGATGCGCGCATTGTCGACGCCAGCATCATGGCGGCCTTGCAAAGCGGCACGGCCTTTTTCGCCTCGACGTCGCTCTTCGCCATCGGTGCGGCGACCGCCCTGCTCCGCTATGCCGACGATGCCCTCAAGATCTTCGAGGACCTGCCCTTTGCGGCAACGCCGAGCCGTTCCTTGTGGGAAATCAAATCCATTGGCCTGATGATCATTTTCATCTATGCCTTCTTCAAATTCTCCTGGAGCTACAGGCTGTTCAACTATTCCGCCATTCTGATCGGCGCCACGCCCATGCCGGGCAAGGAGACAGAAGCGCTCCGCCGGGTAGCCGCCCTGCGCGCCGCGGAAATGAACGTCGTCGCCAGCCGCCATTTCAATCGCGGCCAGCGCGCGTTCTTCTTCGCGCTCGCCTATCTGGGTTGGTTCGTCACGCCCTACCTGCTCATCGTCGCCACGGTCGGCGTGCTCTATGTGATGTGGGCGCGGCAATATACGTCCGAAGCCTTGCGCGCCGTCACGCTCGAACTCGATACATTCGATGGCGATAATTCTTGACCCAGCCCGCACCGGCGGCCTTATGGGATCATGAGCACAGAATCAAAAGCGCAAAAGCCGCCACGCCGCATGGACGACATTCTCATCGCAATGTGCGCGGACGTGGGTGCGGAAAAGACCATCGATCCGATCGCGGCTGCTAAAGCGGCCGGAGAGGCGCGCGGCGGCGACGAACTCGCTTGGCGCAGCCTCTTGACCGAGGTGCGGCAGACCGCTGTCGGTCTCGCGCGCCAAGGCAAATTGGTGATCTACCGCAAGGGCAAGCCGGCGGACCCGGACGATTTTCGCGGCGTCTACCGCATCGGCCTGCCGCGCAGCGAGTGACAGCTACGGTCCCGGAAACAGGGCGTCCGTCTTGCCGGTGAAATAATAACCGGCGAGCCCGACCCATTCCCGCATCGCAAGATCGAAACGGCGCAGGCCGTCGCTCACTTCGCGCATCGGGCGCAGGTGCGACAGGCTGCCCTCGGTCCGGTAATCGACCGGATAGGCTTCGACGGGAAATCCCGCCTTGCGGAAAATGCCGATCGCGCGCGGCATGTGGAAGGCCGACGTCACGAGCAGCCAGCGTTCGCCCGGCTTCGGCTCGACAAGCCCGTGCGTCAGGATGGCGTTCTCATAGGTGTTGAGCGATGCGCTTTCGGCAATCACGCGCTCCGGCGCGATACCGAGCGACGCCCATTGCGCGACGGCGTAGTGCGCCTCGGATTTCCCTCCCGCCCAAAACGGATTGGGACCGCCGGTGAACACGAGCTTGGCGTTGGGATAGCGCAGCGCCAGCGCCGCCCCTTCCAACTGCCGCTCGCCTGCATCCGTCATCGCCGCATGGTCGCGCGCCGTGCTGACCACGGAATCGATCCCGCCGCCGAGCACGATAATGCCGTCCGGCGGCGGCATGTCCGCCGCGGGGGGCGGGAACCGGTTCTCCAGCGGCAGCAGCAGGGAGGAGACCGGTAGAATGCCGATGGCGAACAGCACAATCCCGCCGCCCAAGGCCAACCATCGGGCCAGCCGCGCAAACCGTGTCCGCAACAGGACGCCACCGAGGATCACCAGCATGACGAGCAAGTTCGACGGCGCGGTGAAGAACCAAAGCAGTTTCGAAATGTAAAAAAACATCGAGATCCGGAAAGGTTAGGAAGGGGCTGACGGCCGGCTGTGAGGAGAGGTTAAAACGGTCGGAGGCGGCGCCGTCAATCGGCCCCGCTTGCTGCGCTCCCTACGCGTCCCAGCGCGGCGCGTGGGCCGGGCTGATCATGCGGCCGGCGGCGCGTTTCAGCGCTGAAATATCCGCCATTTCGGCATCTGTCAGGTTGAAGTCGAAAATGGCGATATTCTCCGCAATCCGCCCCGCGTTCGCCGATTTCGGAATCGCGATCACCTGCGGCTGCTGCACGTGCCAGCGCAGCACGATTTGTGCCGGCGTCTTACGGTATTTCTCCGCGAGAGCGACAAGCCGCGGCTCGTCGAAGGCGGCGGCGCGGCCGATCGGACAATAGGAGGTGAAAACCGTTCCATGCGTGCGGCAGGCGCGCAGCATGGTGCTTTGATCGAGCTGCGGATGATATTCGCACTGGTTGACCAGCAAAGGCTCGCGCGTATAGCGCCACGCTTCGGCAAGCAAGCCGGCGGGAAAATTCGAAACGCCGATGTGTTTCGCGAGCCCCAAGCGCTTCGCATCGTTCAGCGCCGCAATAGATTCCTGCAACGCGATCGCAGGATTGGGCCAATGGATCAGCAACAGATCGACATTGCGCAAGCCCAGCCGCTGCAAGCTCGCCTCGGCGGAGCGCTGCAAGTCGCCTGCGCCGATCTGCGTGTGCGGCACTTTGGTGGTGACGAAAATCTCCTCGCGCGCAACGCCCGCGGCGCGCAAGCCTTCGCCGACCGCAGCTTCGTTCTCGTAGACCGCCGCCGTATCGATATGCCGGTAGCCGGCGCGCAGCGCCTCCTGCACCGCGACGGCACAGGCCTCGTCGCGCAGTCGCCACGTGCCGAGGCCGATCTTCGGGATCGCAACGCCATGCGCCACTACATGATCGGACATGTCTCCTCCCTTGAGATGTACGGATAGAGTTTCAGAATCGAAGGCAAGCGACCCCATCGGCACAGCCGGCCGCGCTTGCCAGGGTCAGGTGACCGGCAAGGCGAGAATTTTGCGCGCGCCG
Proteins encoded:
- a CDS encoding DUF599 domain-containing protein produces the protein MLGITIPDLLGLLVFLAAWLGYHFFVERSYTGRHGLNSLMNQQRVIWMQRMADRDARIVDASIMAALQSGTAFFASTSLFAIGAATALLRYADDALKIFEDLPFAATPSRSLWEIKSIGLMIIFIYAFFKFSWSYRLFNYSAILIGATPMPGKETEALRRVAALRAAEMNVVASRHFNRGQRAFFFALAYLGWFVTPYLLIVATVGVLYVMWARQYTSEALRAVTLELDTFDGDNS
- a CDS encoding DUF3253 domain-containing protein, producing the protein MSTESKAQKPPRRMDDILIAMCADVGAEKTIDPIAAAKAAGEARGGDELAWRSLLTEVRQTAVGLARQGKLVIYRKGKPADPDDFRGVYRIGLPRSE
- a CDS encoding YdcF family protein, which produces MFFYISKLLWFFTAPSNLLVMLVILGGVLLRTRFARLARWLALGGGIVLFAIGILPVSSLLLPLENRFPPPAADMPPPDGIIVLGGGIDSVVSTARDHAAMTDAGERQLEGAALALRYPNAKLVFTGGPNPFWAGGKSEAHYAVAQWASLGIAPERVIAESASLNTYENAILTHGLVEPKPGERWLLVTSAFHMPRAIGIFRKAGFPVEAYPVDYRTEGSLSHLRPMREVSDGLRRFDLAMREWVGLAGYYFTGKTDALFPGP
- a CDS encoding aldo/keto reductase — encoded protein: MSDHVVAHGVAIPKIGLGTWRLRDEACAVAVQEALRAGYRHIDTAAVYENEAAVGEGLRAAGVAREEIFVTTKVPHTQIGAGDLQRSAEASLQRLGLRNVDLLLIHWPNPAIALQESIAALNDAKRLGLAKHIGVSNFPAGLLAEAWRYTREPLLVNQCEYHPQLDQSTMLRACRTHGTVFTSYCPIGRAAAFDEPRLVALAEKYRKTPAQIVLRWHVQQPQVIAIPKSANAGRIAENIAIFDFNLTDAEMADISALKRAAGRMISPAHAPRWDA